Genomic window (Syngnathus scovelli strain Florida chromosome 14, RoL_Ssco_1.2, whole genome shotgun sequence):
AAAAAATGCCAGAGAGTTCATGAGAGACCTCTGGCCCTTGTTGCTGAGTGCCCAGGAGAACATTGCTGGCATCCCAACTGCGTTTTTGGAACAGAAGAAAGAAGAGATTAAGCAAAGACAGGTGAGATTATCCCTGATTAGACCAAATATGACAAATGTTTTTTCATGAAATGCAATCTCGTCTAGAAACCTTGCATTTTTGATGGCACAAATAAAAACTTTGAAGATGCTCAATTGTTAGAGGTGCCAATAGTTTTATCGTCTCATACAGATTGAACAGGAGAAGCTTGCTTCTCTGAAGAAGTTAGAGGACGACAAAAAGGATGCAAGAGAAAGGGCTCAGTCAAAGAGCCCGAGAAGGTAATACCGTCCCCTCTTCAATGTAGCATAGTTAAGGTTTGATCCTACTCATTTGTCATCTTATTTCTAGACGCAAGACGAGGTCCCCGTCGCCACGACGCAGGTCTCCATTGAGGCGCGAAAGGAAACATAGCCCTTCGCGCTCCCCAAGACGTAAAGTGCCGCTACCTGGTGGGAGTTCACCTCCTCCACCCTTGATGCAGCTTTCCACAAAACCTGTGGAGCAGCCAGTAGAGCCTGATACAGCAGGAAGAGCCATACCAGAACCAGTTCTCCAAGAACCGTCTTCCACCAGGTACGCGTTGAAACTTTGTCATACAGGACAGATATGTAGGtctgagatttgtttttttccccagtattCTCTTTGCATCAACATTGTAACTAAAAGTAACACTTGGAATCAGTATTTTTGACAATATATTTTGACATTACAGTCAgaaataaattcaaataaaGCACACCTCTCATTTCTCTAGTGAAACTGTTGTGGAGATGGCAAAAGCAGACTCTGTGACTGAAGAGAAGGAGCTTCCACCTGAGAAAGCCAAGATTGAGGAGAGGCCAAAATCCAGGGAAAGGGAGAAGGACAGTAGGAAGGAAAGACCTCAGCGCCGCTCCCGTTCTCATTCTCGCCACCGCAAACGGCGGTCCCGTTCAAGGTTATTTTCTGTCATGTAATGTTGAAGTTGAATTGTCTTCAAAACCTGTCGTAGTTAACCCTAATTATCTTCTAACCTCTTTCAGATCTTATTCTCCACGTAGAAGACAAAGTCCCAGAAGGAGAATGTCACCTCGTAGAAGAAGCCCACCCAGACGGCCCCCTCCCAGCTCCAGAAACAGACCCAGGCGTTCTCCTGTTCGCAGGTTAGTCATTGCTAACACTTACAAACCTTGCGAAGTCAAAATCTTAAAAATTCTCTGCATTAGTTTCATATGCACGGGAAATGTCACTAGCAGCTCTAATTGTGTCGTATGTGTCCCACAGGAGACGATCTCGCTCAGCTTCATCCTCTGGCAGCAGCTCTTCTCCCTCCCGCTCACctaaaaaagtaataaaaagaATATCCAACTCGCCACCACGAAAACAGCCCCACTTTCCCGATGCCTCCGTTAGCCCTCCCAGGAAAGACAGGCGATCACCATCTCCACGGATCATGAGGGGCAGAGGGTCAGCATCTCCTGCCAGATCATCTGGTAAGGTCTTCACCTTGCTAGGTTTCCATATTAGAATAAGTACTTTAGGTCTCTTCAATTTTGATGGAACTATGATTAAATCGTCACACCTATTAAAATGTCAACTAAACACATCTTGATTCCCTATTAGAAAGTTATGGGGTTAGAATGACTCTTCATTGCAACCACAATTTATAGTTAAAAAAAGTCAAGGTGACTCGTCACTCATGGGACATTTAACAATCTTTATTTCAGAGGAGGATAAAAACGAGAAAGGCGCAACTTCGGATTCTGTGCAGCAGAGACGACAATATCGTAGACAGAATCAGGAGTCATCTTCAGGTATGATGAATTTCAGTCAGTCAGTCCTCTCATTTGCCATAAAGCACCTTTTTTGGTTTCAGATTCAGGATCTTCCTCCTCAGACGAGGAAGCGTCCAAGAGACCAAAAGGAGGACCAGTTGCCAGAAATGGTGACGTTAAGAGGAGGCGTAGCCATTCTCCCTCCCCAAGGAGGCCACAGAGAGAGGCCTCTCCTAGGTAAGACACATGAAGATTATTTTTGTTCATAAAGGAAAGTTCATTTGACTGATATTTTTGGGTCACTTTCAGGAAAAGACGTTCACCATCTCCTGGTCCTCGCAGACGCCGTTCCCTTACTCCTGTAAGGCGTCGCAGGTCCCCTTCACCAAGACGAAGGTATTGGCCATATTCATGATACGTAGTCAGTCGGTGTGGAGTATTGTTCTGAAACACTATATAGACGTTGATAATGTAACAATGTTgaagcatgaaaaaaaagtcTCTGTTCTAAATGTCTTTGATGCTCTGCAGGTCTCCTTCCCCACCTCCCCGCAGGCGTTATTCGCCTCCTATCCAGCGTCGCTACAGCCCCGTAGCTCCTCTGAAGAGGAAATTATCTATCTCTCCTGTTAGACGTGGTTCACCAGGGCACAAACGCCGTCCTTCTCGATCCCCCAAACGCCGAAGTTCTCCCATCCAGCGGAGGCGCACACCTCCCTCGTCGACATCCCCGCCGAGACACAGAAGAAGCCCCAAGCCCACTTCTGTCCGCCTAAGTCGTGATGCCCGGTCCcctgctgcagcagcagcagcaaatcgGCGCTCTCAGTCACCTGCAAATCGCAGTCGCATTAACAGAGATTCTATCAGTCCTGCCAGACATTTTGAATCCTCCAACCAGCGGAAACACTCTCCATTACACAGTGAAAAACCAATCCGAAGAGTCTCACGCACCCCAGAGCCACGCAACAATCAGCGGTAAATAGAACActttgcaccttttttttttttttaatactgtatAAACAATGGACAAACAAAATAGCAAATAGTGCAAGCTCTATAGTCCTTCTTTTAAGTTACCTTTAATTGTGCATGTCCATTTTGTTGATGTCATTGTTGTTGCTTTTACAGACTTTCAGTGAGCCCTCAGCCTTTCAGGAGAGTTTCTTCCAGGTCTCGATCCCTTTCTCCTCGACAAGCTGCTGTGAAACACCCAGCCCCAACATCCGCTTCTCCCTCACCATCTCGATCCGCAAGTGCGTCCCCCGCTCTAGCCAAAAAGGCAAGCAGTGGATCCGGTAGCCGATCACCTAGCAAGGTACTGCGCAATATTGAAcacaacaaaatcataatttcttAATCTACAATTGCATCGTCACGCGTTGCGTTGCAGAATTCCGATGTCGATGGCAGTgccaagaaaaagaagaagaagaaggaaaagaaGCATAAGAAAGACAAGAAACACAAGAAGCACAAGAAGCATAAGAAGGAAAGGAGTGTCAACGCCGGTAGTGGAGATACCCAGCAGAACCAGGGTGGGGATGAAGATGGTGAATCAAGAAAGGTTATGTCTGTTTGTCATCTTTAGCCGCGGAGGGTTTCTGATGGCTTTTCAGTAAACGCCAATAGAACATCGACGTAGGAGATGTATTGTTGTATGACTGACATGGGTGTTTCTCCCTCTTTTCGTCAAAATAACCAGCGATTGTTCTTTTTTAGGAATCAGAGAGTGAAGTGGAGGACACGTTGGATGACCTGGAGAAACATCTGCGAGAGAAGGCCCTACGCTCTATGAGAAAGTCGCAGGTGTCTCCATCACAGATGTCCTAAATCTCTAGGGGCATCCTTTTCCTTTTCACATTAACCTTGATGTTTGTGATAAAACTGATTCAACTTAGAATGTACAAACTGTTGgcgttattttgtttttcaggttTGAGGCATTGCTTTTGAGTGTTGACTTGTCAGCCTACCAGCTAAACTGTCAAACGCTTGTGTTGTCCATAACTACCAAATTGATTAGCGTGGGAACATGTAAATTTGGGGTTGATTtataggttttttttctttttctttcctccCCTTCCCATAACCAAAAAGTAGACTCATTTTATGAAGTGATTGCATGTGCAGTGATTGTTTCTGGTTTGCATGAACCACTGGCTGTGGCATATAAAGGAAAACCTGCACATACTTGTACATGGTCCTATTAACCTCCAAATTCGAAGCAGGGTCtctgctgttaaaaaaaaataagaaaaaaggtTTTTGCCCTCAGCATTGCACATTTAGATTTACCAGCTGGTTTTTGTGACTTGTTGAGGATGCTGTAATTTATCcaacttcatttttttcccctttggaCATCCTTGAAACAAGCTAAGCTGTGTGGGACtgctttgttttgtatttagtACCCCCAATCTGTATTGTCAGCCTTTCACAATTAAAACTTTTTTATAGAATCTCTTCCTTAATGTTACAAATGAAATCCGCCATTGTCATTTTGAAATGAATTTTCAAATTGATAAGTATATATACAATGATTTAGCACTCAGGTTACACACAAAGTGCATTGAGAGATTTTTAAATGTAGTA
Coding sequences:
- the srrm1 gene encoding serine/arginine repetitive matrix protein 1 isoform X2, yielding MDAGFFRGTSAEQDNRFSNKHKKLLKQLKFAECLDKKVDMTKVNLEVIKPWITQRVTEILGFEDDVVIEFIFNQLDDKHPDSKMMQINLTGFLNGKNAREFMRDLWPLLLSAQENIAGIPTAFLEQKKEEIKQRQIEQEKLASLKKLEDDKKDARERAQSKSPRRRKTRSPSPRRRSPLRRERKHSPSRSPRRKVPLPGGSSPPPPLMQLSTKPVEQPVEPDTAGRAIPEPVLQEPSSTSETVVEMAKADSVTEEKELPPEKAKIEERPKSREREKDSRKERPQRRSRSHSRHRKRRSRSRSYSPRRRQSPRRRMSPRRRSPPRRPPPSSRNRPRRSPVRRRRSRSASSSGSSSSPSRSPKKVIKRISNSPPRKQPHFPDASVSPPRKDRRSPSPRIMRGRGSASPARSSEEDKNEKGATSDSVQQRRQYRRQNQESSSDSGSSSSDEEASKRPKGGPVARNGDVKRRRSHSPSPRRPQREASPRKRRSPSPGPRRRRSLTPVRRRRSPSPRRRSPSPPPRRRYSPPIQRRYSPVAPLKRKLSISPVRRGSPGHKRRPSRSPKRRSSPIQRRRTPPSSTSPPRHRRSPKPTSVRLSRDARSPAAAAAANRRSQSPANRSRINRDSISPARHFESSNQRKHSPLHSEKPIRRVSRTPEPRNNQRLSVSPQPFRRVSSRSRSLSPRQAAVKHPAPTSASPSPSRSASASPALAKKASSGSGSRSPSKNSDVDGSAKKKKKKKEKKHKKDKKHKKHKKHKKERSVNAGSGDTQQNQGGDEDGESRKESESEVEDTLDDLEKHLREKALRSMRKSQVSPSQMS
- the srrm1 gene encoding serine/arginine repetitive matrix protein 1 isoform X1; the encoded protein is MDAGFFRGTSAEQDNRFSNKHKKLLKQLKFAECLDKKVDMTKVNLEVIKPWITQRVTEILGFEDDVVIEFIFNQLDDKHPDSKMMQINLTGFLNGKNAREFMRDLWPLLLSAQENIAGIPTAFLEQKKEEIKQRQIEQEKLASLKKLEDDKKDARERAQSKSPRRRKTRSPSPRRRSPLRRERKHSPSRSPRRKVPLPGGSSPPPPLMQLSTKPVEQPVEPDTAGRAIPEPVLQEPSSTSETVVEMAKADSVTEEKELPPEKAKIEERPKSREREKDSRKERPQRRSRSHSRHRKRRSRSRSYSPRRRQSPRRRMSPRRRSPPRRPPPSSRNRPRRSPVRRRRSRSASSSGSSSSPSRSPKKVIKRISNSPPRKQPHFPDASVSPPRKDRRSPSPRIMRGRGSASPARSSEEDKNEKGATSDSVQQRRQYRRQNQESSSAPFLVSDSGSSSSDEEASKRPKGGPVARNGDVKRRRSHSPSPRRPQREASPRKRRSPSPGPRRRRSLTPVRRRRSPSPRRRSPSPPPRRRYSPPIQRRYSPVAPLKRKLSISPVRRGSPGHKRRPSRSPKRRSSPIQRRRTPPSSTSPPRHRRSPKPTSVRLSRDARSPAAAAAANRRSQSPANRSRINRDSISPARHFESSNQRKHSPLHSEKPIRRVSRTPEPRNNQRLSVSPQPFRRVSSRSRSLSPRQAAVKHPAPTSASPSPSRSASASPALAKKASSGSGSRSPSKNSDVDGSAKKKKKKKEKKHKKDKKHKKHKKHKKERSVNAGSGDTQQNQGGDEDGESRKESESEVEDTLDDLEKHLREKALRSMRKSQVSPSQMS